A genomic segment from Truepera sp. encodes:
- a CDS encoding MBL fold metallo-hydrolase, with the protein MTVPLGPLKANGYLLIEGGDVVVVDPGGEGEDLAAALKERGWTLKAVWLTHAHFDHVGGVAGLLRAAGSVPVHMHPADEQLLRHAAQSAARWNIEIEAPPTDFVALGHGETLVSGAVSARVLHTPGHAPGHVAFYLEDAATVLSGDALFKGSIGRTDLPYGDHEQLLESIRRELLSLPAETRVLPGHGEPTTVAAESASNPFL; encoded by the coding sequence GTGACCGTCCCGCTCGGGCCCCTGAAGGCCAACGGCTACCTGCTCATCGAGGGGGGCGACGTCGTGGTCGTGGACCCTGGTGGCGAGGGTGAGGACCTGGCCGCGGCCCTCAAGGAACGCGGGTGGACCCTGAAGGCCGTCTGGCTCACCCACGCGCACTTCGACCACGTGGGCGGCGTCGCGGGACTGTTGCGCGCCGCGGGGAGCGTGCCCGTCCACATGCATCCGGCCGACGAGCAGCTCCTGCGGCACGCCGCCCAGTCGGCGGCCCGGTGGAACATAGAGATCGAGGCGCCCCCCACCGACTTCGTGGCCCTCGGCCACGGTGAGACGCTGGTGTCGGGAGCCGTAAGCGCCCGCGTGCTGCACACCCCGGGGCACGCCCCCGGACACGTCGCCTTCTACTTGGAGGACGCCGCCACGGTCCTCTCCGGAGACGCCCTGTTCAAGGGCTCCATAGGCCGCACCGACCTTCCTTACGGTGATCACGAGCAGTTGCTCGAGAGCATCCGCCGCGAGCTACTCTCGCTGCCCGCAGAGACCAGGGTGCTGCCCGGGCACGGCGAGCCGACCACGGTCGCAGCGGAGTCAGCGAGCAACCCCTTCCTCTGA